Within the Burkholderiales bacterium genome, the region AACCAAGCTGACCATCGGCAAAAAAGACGAGGAAAAACAAATGAGCGAGACCTTCAACGGCACGCGTCTCGGTCCTTGTCCGCAGTGATCCCCTGCTGAATTTTGTATCCTGCAAATGGAAACAAAACAGCCCGGCTCAGCGGGCTGTTTTGTTATTGGCACTGAGTTTATACGGAGTTTATTTAGCTTGGGGCGCCGGCTCGGGTTGCGGCGCTGGATTCGGTACTTCCTTTAGTTCGCGTGGCGACATGAGGATGGTCACCGTTGAGCCGCCGAACGTTTTCGGTTCAATCTGCATCGATGCCACACGATCCGGGCGGGTAAAAGTCATATTGGTGGTTTTGCCTTGAGCAACGGTAACCAGCTCCCAGCCGAAGGACGGCATCTGTTTTTGGTAAAAAACACTTGCGTCAGCCATCGAGAGATTCACGTTTAACACCGCTCGCCCCACCCAGTGTTGAGGGTCCCCGAGGATCACAGAATTCTCGGTATCCAGCTTGGATTCGCTGGGAATCGGAATATCCGTGAGAGGCTGGTATTTACTCGGCTGCCCAGTGATCGGGGTGGGTGTAGAAGTCACCGTGGGATTACCGCTGCACCCAGACACAAAACCCGCAGCCAAAATGACAGCTGCAAACAGGAAAGGGCGGATCATGCTTTTCATGTTGCGTGATTTATAGCACAAATCAGGCGGCAAGCCTACCGCTGGATTACCCTCCCGGTTTATTCCTCAACCCCTTGCCGGTCTTAGGCTCTCGACGCCTCCAATGCGCATTTTTCCCTCGGACCCAAACGACGGAAACCCGTTGCGGCGAACAGGGCGGGTTTGCTGCTTAAATAGATTGTTTTGGTTCGGATTGAACCCTACGGGACCCGCCTGCTCCCCCCAAGCAGGCGGGCCTGTTTCAATGTAATACGGCAGGCTGCGTCATCAGCCCATCGAATCTTTCCAGAAATTCGTCCACGGTCTCGACAGTGGGACTGCCTGCGATGACGGTTGCCAGCGAGCGGCGGAAGGAGGCTGCAACTTCCCCGCGCAGAAACGTGCCGGTCCCCTGATGCAGGTTGATCAGCTCAAACCCGTTCTCGACAGGGTATTCCGCCACATAGTAATGCGGGCTACTGTATACAACATTCATAGAGTTCATTGTCATACCTCACATTTCATATTGGCCGAACGCTTTCACCTTTCTCCTAAGCATTTAGCGTTCCAGCTCTCTCTCTGATGTTTAATATGGGCGCAAGCCTTGGATTTTCAAGGGAATGGGGAAGATTTGGTAATATGATCAATGAGGAGGGAAAGGTTATGGAGCGCAAAAGCGTCAGTTCGAGCACTATTCGCTCAGTGGGCTACGAGGCCGGTTCGCAGACGCTGGAAATCGAATTTACCAGCGGCAGCATTTATCAGTATTCGCGGGTGTCGCCGGAGATATATCGCAAGCTCATGGCCGCCCCTGCGATAGCGAGTTATTTCAAGGACAACATCGAGGAGGAGTTCACCGCCCGGCGCGTTCGCTAGGCAGCTTTAATTAAGTTCAGGCCTGCTGCGACTTTTCCAAGGCCTGGTCGATGTCCCAAAGAATGTCGTCGATTTCCTCCAGTCCGACCGAGATACGCACCATGTCGGGGGTAACACCGGCCAAGATTTGCTCTTCTTCCGAAAGCTGGCGGTGGGTGGTGGACGCAGGATGAATCACCAATGTCTTGGCATCGCCGACATTGGCGAGGTGGCTTAGAAACTGCACGGCTTCGATGAACTTCACCCCGGCCGGCTCGCCGCCTTTGATGCCGAAAGCGAGGATGCCGCTTGCGCCTTTCGGCAGATATTTTTTCACCAAGTCGTAGTATTTGTTATCCGGCAGCCCGGGATAATTCACCCAGGAAACCCGCGGGTGATCTTGCAAAAACTTGGCGACCGCCAGCGCATTTTCGCAGTGCCGCTGCATTCTGATATGCAAGGTTTCCAACCCTTGCAGCAGCAGGAAAGCGTTAAAGGGCGAAAGCGCCGGGCCGAACGTGCGCAGCGTTTCCATGCGCGCCTTCATGGTGTAGCCGAAATCGCCAAAGGTTTCGTGAAAGCGCACGCCGTGATAGCCGCGCGAGGGCTCCATCATTCCCGGGAAATTGCCGTTGTCCCACGGAAATTTACCGGATTCGACGATCACTCCGCCCATGGTGGTGCCGTGCCCGCCGATATATTTGGTCGCGGAATGCACCACGATGTCAGCGCCGTGCTCCATCGGGCGGCACAGATACGGCGACGGAAAGGTATTGTCGATGATGAGCGGAATGCCGGCATCCTTGGCAATTGCCGCAACCGGCTCGATATCGAGCACGTTCATCAACGGATTGCCTATGGTCTCGGCGTAAATCAGTTTGGTTTTTTTGGTGAGTGCTTTTTTGAAATTCTGCGGATCGTCGGGGTTGACGAACGTGGTGTTGATGCCAAGTTTTCTGAAGCTCACCTCGAACTGCGAATAGGTGCCGCCGTATAACGTGCTCGCCGAGACCAGCTCGTCGCCTTGCTCAAGCAGGGTAAAGATCGCGGTCATCTGCGCCGCCATTCCGCTAGCCAGGGCAAGGCCCGCGCGTCCGCCTTCCAATGCCGCCATGCGCTCTTCGAACACCGCGGTCGTGGGATTCATCAAGCGCGTATAGACGTTGCCGAAGGTTTGCAGATTGAACAGGCTCGCCGCGTGATCCGCACTATCGAAAACATAGGACGTGGTCTGGTAAATCGGAACTGCGCGCGACCCGGTTGCGGGATCCGGCAATTGGCCGGCGTGAAGGCACAGAGTGCCGAAACCGAATTTTCTGTCAGCCATGAGTATCCATCCTCTGGAATGAAGATTGCGATTTTACAGGATACGATTGTGAAAAAAGTGCCGCCGCCAGCACGTA harbors:
- a CDS encoding DUF3567 family protein — its product is MNSMNVVYSSPHYYVAEYPVENGFELINLHQGTGTFLRGEVAASFRRSLATVIAGSPTVETVDEFLERFDGLMTQPAVLH
- a CDS encoding KTSC domain-containing protein, which codes for MERKSVSSSTIRSVGYEAGSQTLEIEFTSGSIYQYSRVSPEIYRKLMAAPAIASYFKDNIEEEFTARRVR
- a CDS encoding O-acetylhomoserine aminocarboxypropyltransferase/cysteine synthase family protein, whose protein sequence is MADRKFGFGTLCLHAGQLPDPATGSRAVPIYQTTSYVFDSADHAASLFNLQTFGNVYTRLMNPTTAVFEERMAALEGGRAGLALASGMAAQMTAIFTLLEQGDELVSASTLYGGTYSQFEVSFRKLGINTTFVNPDDPQNFKKALTKKTKLIYAETIGNPLMNVLDIEPVAAIAKDAGIPLIIDNTFPSPYLCRPMEHGADIVVHSATKYIGGHGTTMGGVIVESGKFPWDNGNFPGMMEPSRGYHGVRFHETFGDFGYTMKARMETLRTFGPALSPFNAFLLLQGLETLHIRMQRHCENALAVAKFLQDHPRVSWVNYPGLPDNKYYDLVKKYLPKGASGILAFGIKGGEPAGVKFIEAVQFLSHLANVGDAKTLVIHPASTTHRQLSEEEQILAGVTPDMVRISVGLEEIDDILWDIDQALEKSQQA